Sequence from the Sphingomonas suaedae genome:
CCGCCGCGCGCCTGGTTGCTGCGGTGGCGGCTGATGAGGACGTTGCGCGCCACGGCGAACATATAGCGATCGACATTGTCGATCGGCGTTTCGCGGCGCGCGGCGTGCAGCCGCAAAAAGACTTCCTGTACCAGGTCGTCGGTTTCGGCATCGCCCACGCGCCGCGCGAAATAGCGGCGCAAGGCGGGGCCGTAATGCGCCAGCCATGCGGCAAGATCGCGCTCTTGCGAGGCCCGTTCGTTGCTCGCGTCATGGTCCAGGCGCTCGATCATTCCTTACGGCACTCCGTCACGCGGCCTTGATATATCATCGATCCCGCGATCTCTGTATGGTGCGCCGAAAGCGCCAGTCACCCCGCTTGACGCGGCGCAGCGGAAACAGGGGGGATAGGCGGGTGACGATTTTGGCAAGACGCCCTTCCCGCGATGGCATCGTCCCGGCCCTTCGCTGCAACGCAAAGCCACGTTTCCGAACATTTTTTCGCGACAATATCCCCCCGAAACCAGCGCCGTTGCGTCCTAGTGATGCAGCGGCGTCGTTCGAATGCCGCCGGACAAGGGCAAAGCCCTGTTATCGGAGGGGAAAACCATGCGTCAGCGCGCGTCTGCATATCATCGCTACCTCATGATCGGCGTCGCTAGTGCCTGCCTGATCGCCGTTTCCGCGCCCGCGCAGTCGCGGCCCGCCGAATCGCGTTTCCAAATCGCGGCGCAATCGCTGGACGGTGCCTTGCGCGATTTCGGTGTACAGAGCGGCTTCACCATCATGGCCGACGCATCGGTGACGAAGGGAAAATCCTCGGCCGGCTATACCAACATCGCCGATCCCGAAACCGCGTTGCGCGCCTTGCTGCGTGGCACCGGTCTCAATTACCGGCGGCGGGGCAATGTCTTCGTCGTTATGCGCGCGGTGCCGGTATCGCAGACAGATGCGCAAGGTAGCAGGCCAGTGGTAGCGCAGAGCGCCCCCGCGCAGGAAGAGGTGGTGCAGGACATCATCGTTACGGCGCAGCGCCGAACGGAATCGCTGCAGGACGTGCCGATCGCGGTGACGGCGATCTCGGGCGATGGGCTGGACAGTCGGAAGATCGAGAGCGGCGGCGAACTGGTCCGGGCGGTCCCCAACATCAATTTCACCAAGAGCAATTTCTCCAGCTTCAACTTCACCATTCGTGGCATCGGGACGAAGGCGATCTCGGCGTCGAGCGACCCCGCGGTCGCGGTCAGCTTCAATTCGACGCCGCTGATCCGCAGCCGTCTGTTCGAGCAGGAATTCTTCGATATCGAACGGGTCGAGGTGCTGCGCGGGCCGCAGGGTACGCTCTATGGCCGCAACGCCACCGGCGGCGTGGTCAACGTTCTGCCCGCCCTGCCCAGCACCGTCCTGGAAGGGTCCGCCTGGATCGAGGCGGGCAACTACGGCTCGATGCGCGCATCGGCCATGCTCAACGTGCCGCTGACCGACAGCTTCGCGATCCGCGCGGCGGGTGCCTATACCCATCGCGAGGGGTTCGATTACAACAGCTTCACCGATCGGCGCGTCAACGGTCGCGACATGTATTCGACCCGGATCAGCGCGCAATGGGAGCCCAGCGACAATTTCCGTGCGAACTTCATGTGGCAGCATTTCAAGGAGGATGACAGTCGGTCACGCAGTGGCAAGGCATTGTGTACGCGCGATCCGGGTCCGACGCAGATCGGCGCTACCGCTGTGCCGGAATCGCTGCGCGCGGTGCTCAGCCAGGGCTGTCTGCCCGGTTCGCTCTATGCCGACGCAGCTTTCGGCGCACCCAACGGATCGAGCTTTCCCAACATTCGCCTTGGCCAGGAGGGGGTCATCTATGGGTTCGATCCGAGCTTCAACCCCATATACGGGCTAAGGCCGGGTGACCCCTATGGAGGCGTGACCCAGTCGCGCGACCTGCGCGAAATCTCGACGACCTACGATCCGAAGTTCCGCGCTACCAACGATGTGTTCCAGCTCAATCTGGAACTGGGACTGGGCGGAGGTCTGCGTCTGTACTCGCAATCGCTCTATACGCGGGACCGTTACTATCAGTCGCAGGACTATTATCGTTTCGCCTCAAGACCGATTTTCTCGGACTCGGCGGATCCAAATCTGTTGAACATCTACGGAATGCCTTATGCCAGTGCCGGACCGACGCCGGGCGGCATCTATGTCGATCCGCAACTGGGCGCATCCGATCGGGTGTTGGCGATCGATCTCAGCCGCTCGAAGAGCCGCCAGTATTCGCAGGAATTTCGCTTACAGTCCGACTGGGACGGCCCGCTCAATTTCGGCTTCGGTGCCAATTACCTCGATTTCAAATCTCAGGACGATTATTTCGTTTTCAACAATACTTTCACATTCATCGCCGAATATTTTTATAATCAGACCGGTCTTTTCGAGGGCTTTATTGGAACCCGGCCATGCCAGCCCACCAGCATGTATGATGACACGGATACCGGAGACTGCATCTTCATCGATTCAAATCCACTCGGCCAGCTTAGCGAACAGGGACGCAATTACTTCCTCAGTCGCAATCTGGTCGAAACGCGATCGAAAGCAGCATTCGGCGAACTCTATTACGACGTCACCGATCGTTTCAAGTTGACCGCCGGTGTACGCTATACCGACGACATCAAGGTCGGTACGCCGGTACCCAGCCAGCTGCTGCTGAATTTCGGCCCGGGCATCGGGCAGGCAACCGGGGGGACGTCCTCTTTCGGCTACCCCGAAGATCCCGAAATCCGTCAGCGCTGGCGCCGCTTCAGCGGTCGCCTGGTCGCCGATTGGCGACCCGACCTGCCCTTCTCGGACGATACGTTGATCTATGCGTCGTTTGCGCACGGCTACAAGGGCGGCGGCACCAATCCGCCTCGCGTGGCGATCGATCCGGAGGTGGTGCAGTTCCAGCCGCTGCCGGAGACGTTCGAACCGGAATATGTCAACGCGATCGAGATCGGCACGAAGAACTCGTTCGACAATGGTCGGCTGACGCTGAACCTCACCGCCTTCTATTATGACTATACAAATTATCAGGTGTCGCAGATCGTCGATCGTATTTCGTTCAACGAAAATTTTGACGCGCGGAGCATGGGAGTGGAACTGGAGGCCGCGTGGCGACCGACCCGCGACTTTCAGATCGATGCCAATTTCGGCTATCTTAATACGCGCATCGCCGACGGCGAAAGTTCGATCGATGTCATGGACCGCACCCAGGGCAATCCCGACTGGACGGTGGTGCGCCCGTTCGTTCAGGTGCCCTCCAACTGCATCGCGCCGACCGCGCTGGTGGAAGCGGCTCTGAACGGTCTGGCACCCGAACAGGCGCCGCAGGCGCTGGCTGCATTGTGCGGCGGATCGTCGCGCGGCGGCAGCTGGTCGGAAGCCGTCGCCGTGCCAACAGCCCTGCGCTGGTGGCGGCGATTGGGGACCGCCCAGTACAATCCTCTGGTCGACGGACCCAATGGCGGTCGCGGCTTCGCGGCGGACCTGAGCGGCAACGAACTACCCAACGCGCCCAATTACACCGTCAACGTCGGTGCACAATATACGTTGCCGCTCGGCGACTGGCGCGCGACGCTGCGCGGCGATTACTACCGCCAGGGCGCAAGCTACGCGCGTGTCTACAATACCGAATATGACCGGCTGCGCGCGTGGGACAACCTCAACCTGACGCTGACGATCGCGCGGCCGGCAGACGATTTCGCGATCCAGTTCTATGTCAAGAACGTGTTCAACGATGCCCCGATTACCGATGTCTTCACCAACAGCGACGATACCGGGCTCACCGCGAACATCTTCACGCTCGACCCGCGCCTGTTCGCCGTCCGCCTGTCGAAACGGTTCTGACCCGCCCCTCCCGCGGATCGGACTCCGGCGCGCGTTGGGGGAGCGCGCGCCGGTTTTTCGCCGATTGGCAGTTACGGGGGTTAGAAGCATGATGTGATGATCCCCTATCGTTTCGCCCTGTTGCTGTCCGTCGCTTTGCCCCTGGCCCCATGGCTCGAAGCCAGGGCGCAAGACGGTCCGGCGGGCGTCGAACCGGTGGCGGAAGCGCAGACTCCCGTGCCGTCCGATCGTTTTTCGCTGGACACCGACATCGTCATCATCGGTCGCCCCTATGGCCAGGCCGAGGTGGAGTCCGAATCCGAATTCGACGAGGCCAGTATCGCCAGCAAGGGCAGCGACAGCATCGCCGATCTGCTCGACCGCCTTGCGCCCTTTATTGACGATCCGGACGGTGCGCCCGTCATCCTCGTGAACGGCAGGGAGGTCGGCTTCGACCGGTCAATCCTGTCCTATCCGCCCGAGGCGCTCGATCGCCTCGCGGTGCTGAAGCCGGAAGCGGCGGCGCGATACGGGCAACGCGCCGGCAAGCGTGTGGTGAACCTGATCCTCAAGAAGAAATTCGCCAGCCTGGACGCCGAAGCGGGCGCGTCCCGGGCGACCGCAGGGGGCCAGTTCGGCGTTTCACTGTCGGCCCGGCGCGTGGCGATCGACGGGCCGACCCGGTGGCACGCGCGGGCGAGCATCGAGCGCGTTGACGCCCTCCTCGAACGGGACCGCCCCACCCGGCCGCGTCAGGGTGCGAACGGCCTGACAACCCTGCTGCCGTCACGGCGCGGCATAGCGTTCAACGCTGGCGTCACGCGCCCGATCGGCGACTTTTCGGCCTCGCTGAACATGAACGCCAGCACCAATGAGCGCCGAGGGGTGCGCGCGCCGGTCGCGAACGATGGCGATCCGGGCGACCCCGTCGCCGGATTGCGCGCGGACAGCGACTCCCAATCGTTCGGTGTCGTTGTCAACATTTCGGGCAGGATCGGCAAATGGCAGACCGGCCTGTCCGCCAATTATACGCGCAACGGGTCGCAAAGCCTGCTCGAACGCGATGACGGCGTACGGCGTACCGACCGGGACCGCTCGCGAAGGGAGAGCCTCACCGCACGGCTGAACACCAGCACGACCGTCATCGATCTACCCGCCGGACCGCTGACGACCAACCTCGCCGTGGATGTCTCGCATAGTCACTTCGTCAACCGGCAAGCGAACGGCGGTGCGGGAACTCCGTTCGTGACCGATGAACGAACGCGCGCGCAGGGTAACGGCCAGGCATCGTTCAACATCCCCCTGTCGCGTCGGGCGGAGGGGACAGCCGGGCCGCTGGGCGATCTTTCCGCCGAATTGACCGTGGGCGCACAGACGCTGGGGGGGCGCGGTCCCCAAAGGCGCTTCGGTGGCGGCGTAAACTGGTCGCCGGTGGCGATGCTGCAACTGCGCGCGGCGTTCGACCAGGCCGAAACCGCGCCCTCGATCGACGAACTCGACGGGCCGCCGGTCACCACGGTCCGGCGCATCTTCGATTTCGCGACGCAGGAAACCGTGGACGTCATCTCAACCGCGGGCGGAAACCCCGAACTGGCGCGCGGCAGCCAGCAAAGCTTGTCGCTGACGGCAAGACTGGCGCCCTTCGACGATCAGTTCCTCGCGTTCAATATCGGCTACCGGGCACAGACCGCCAGGGGCGGCATCACATCGCTCCCGGAACTGACGCCAGCCATCGAAGCCGCCTTTCCCGAACGTATAACGCGCGACGCGCAAGGGCGACTGATCGCGATCGATACCCGCCCCATCAACATCGAACGCACCAGCGACGCCGAATTCACCTCCGGCATCGCCCTGCGCCTGCCGCGTCCCGGTCAGAGACGCGGTGCCGTACCAGACGAACCCGGTGCCGAACCCTGGCAATACAGCCTAGCGCTCACCCACCGCTGGCGGGTGAGGAGCGAATTGCTGGTACGATCGGGCCTTCCCGTCATCGACCAGCTCGGCGGTGACGGTGGCCAGTCGGCCCATTTCATTTCGTTGCAGGCCACCGTCGGCAAGCGGGGGGTCGGTGCCAATCTCAGCGGTAACTGGAGCAGCGCCACCCGCGTGCGCGGCGATGTCGGCACCGATGGCGGAGGTGGCTTCAGGGTCGTGCCACCCGCCATCTTCAACCTCTCGCTCTTCGTCGAACCGGAACATTTTCGGCGGGGCGGCGCGCGATCTTCGTGGATGGACAAGCTGAAGCTTTCGCTCGATATCCAGAATGTCCTGAGGGGGTACCGCAAGCTGCTTTTCGACGATGGCAGCGTCCCCGCTGGCTATAGCCGCTACGAGACCGATCCGCTCGGCCGCACGATAAAACTGACCGCGCGCAAAAGATTCTAGGCTGTGGCGACGTAGCGGTATGACCGGTTCACCGGCCTGATCGAGGACGAAAAATCCGCCCAAGGATGCAGCCGACCCCGCTCGACCTCGCAATATTATCGGTCGCTCTAGAGGCTGCCACGTCGCCTTTTTGGAGTCCATAACCAGCGATTTCGCGAGTGCGTGGAACGGTGGGAAGGCCCCAGCGTCTCCAATTTATCGCGTCAAATCAATATGATACGAGCCGGGCTGGTGGAGCTGAGGGGAATCGAACCCCTGACCTCTGCAGTGCGATTGCAGCGCTCTCCCATCTGAGCTACAGCCCCGCTCCACGCCCCGGCACCGCCGGAAGGCGGACCGTCTAGCTTTCCTGCACCCTCTTTGCAACGTCCTTTGCGCCGATTTTCCGGCTCGGCGAGCGCCTGCGTCCGCTCGTCGCACACGCCCCGTTCAAGCTCGGAACAATTGCCGCTTCCGGTTCATTTTTTGGATGTGGGGTGCGCGGATGGCGCGCGCCTGAAAACCAATAGGATGAGGAGGTTACCATGGGTTACGAACCCTATCCGAACCGAAATCGCGACGAACTCTGGGGCACCGGCGGCGAGTCGCCCTCGCGCGGCTATGGCTATGGCTACGACCCCGCTCGCGACCGAAGCCGATCGAGCGCGCGCGAGTTCGCCGCGGCCGATTATGACCGCGAACGCGGCGAGCGCAGCGGTTGGCGCGACCGCGACGAGGGCGGATATCGCGACGAGGGTCGCTATGGCCGATCCGGCGGCGCGCGCGGATACGCACCGCGCGGCTATCGCGACTATGACGATCGCTACACCAGCGGCAGCCGAGGCTATCGCGACCATGATGAGCGCGGACGCCGCCATGACCGCGAGCCTGCGGACTATTCCTATGACGATCGCGGCTTTTTCGACCGCGCGGGGGACGAGGTCCGCTCCTGGTTCGGCGACGAGGATGCCGAGCGCCGCCGTGCGATGGATGCCCGCTATGACGAGCGCTATGGCAATGACTGGGCGAGCCGCGACCAGGATTATTATGGCTGGCGCCGTCGCCAGATCGACGATCTCGACCGCGATTATCACGAATATCGTCGGGAAAACCAGGCGCGGTTCGAGGATGAATTCGGCAATTGGCGCAATGAACGCCAGGGCCAGCGCAGCGCACTCCAGCGGGTGTCCGAACATATGGAAGTGGTCGGCTCCGACGGCGAACATGTCGGGACGGTCGACAAGGTGCGCGGCGACCGCATCATCCTGACCAAGAGCGATCCCGATGCAGGCGGTCATCACCATTCGATCCCGTCGCGCTGGATCGAATCGGTGGATGACAAGGTTCACATTCGCAAGACGGCGGATCAGGCGAAGTCGGCCTGGCGTGACGAGGAGCGCAGCGGCGCGTTGTTCGGCGACCGCGACGATGCGCGCGGTGCGCACTCTCTCAACCGGAGCTTCTCTGGGACTTATTGAGCCCAAGCATCGCGCGGAAAAGTGGGCACCGGTTTTCCGCAATAACGATGCGGCAGCAGAAGTGGCTCCCAAGCGGGCCGGTCTCGACCGGCCAGCGACGGAAGGCCCGGGCGGAAACGTCCGGGCCTTCTTGTTTTATTCGGGGGTCGGTTCGACCGACAGGATTTCGATCGCTTCGGTACGGCCGTTGAAATCGACCAGTTCGCGCGGCTCGGCGCCCAGCATTGCGGCGGCGAGCGGCGCCTGAAAGGCGATGCGGTCGGCCGCAGGGTCCGCCTCGTCATGCCCGACGATGTCGATGCACCGCTCGCGCCCGGCCATGCGAAATCGCACGCGCGATCCGATCGCGACCGTGCCGTCGGGCGGCGTCGGAACGATCTGCGCCGTCGTCTGGCGGGTATGCCAGTAGCGCAGGTCCCGCTGGATCGCCTCGCGCGCGTCGCCTTCCGCCCCCACGACCGCAGCCTCGAGCTCCACCACACGCGCGTCGATCAGCGCCTTGCCACGCGCAGTGACCAGATTCGGTCCCGGCACCATCGGGATTTCGAACTTCGGTTCCTTATGCTCCTCGTCGCTCTCGCGGCGGAATGCGACGCTCATCGTGCCATGCTCAGATCGCCCCGCTGAACGTGTCGCAGGCCGCCGGGTCGCCGCTCTCCAGCCCGCGCTTCAGCCAACGCATCCGCTGCTCCGACGTACCATGGGTGAAGCTCTCCGGAACCACGGTTCCCTGCGCCTGGCGTTGCAGCGTATCGTCGCCGATCGCCTCGGCGGCGCGCAGCCCTTCCTCGATATCGCCGGGCTCCAGCCGGTCGCGATTCTGGGCGCCCCAGACGCCCGCATAGCAATCCGCCTGAAGCTCGACACGGACCGAAAGTTCATTGCCCTCGGCCTGGCTCATCCGCGCCTGGCGCGCACGCACCTGCTCCATCGTGCCGGTGACGTTCTGAATATGGTGACCCACCTCATGCGCAATCACGTAATTCTGCGCGAAATCGCCCGCCGCGCCGAAGCGCGTCGCCAGTTCACGGAAGAAGGCGGTGTCGAGATAAATGCCCCGATCCGATGGGCAATAGAAGGGCCCCGCCGCCGACGACGCCTGTCCGCAGCCCGACTGGACCCGACCTTCGTAGAAATTGAGCACCGGTGCCGGATAGCGCTGCCCGCCATCGGCGAACAATTTGGTCCAGGTCTGTTCGGTGCTGGTCATCACCCGGCACGCCTGCAATTCCTCAGGGGTGTCGCACGCCTTTTGCTGGGTCACCTGCTGCCCGCCGCTGCCCGTCACACCGCCACCGCTCAGCAGTGCGCCGCCACCGCCCATCGTCATGAAGATCGCCGCACCGATACCGATCAGCGCGATCGTCCCGCAGCCCAGTCGGCTCCCGAGCAGCATCGGCAGCAGCGCGAACAGGATGTTGCCGCCTCCGCCGCCAAAGCCGCCGCCGCCCGAGCCGAGATCGCGGACATTGTCACTGGGATCGAGATCGTCGAGCCGCATCGGGCACCCCTTTTCATTGGTCCTTCGCAACAATGCCCGAAGCCGCCGCATGTTGCATGAAGAATCCCGCATTGCCCTTCGCGTTGCATTGCACCACATGGGGGCCATGGCCGATGCCGATCCGCAACGCAGCACGAAGCAGGGCCGCGAACGGCCGCTGCCCCTTCCCGGCTGCGTCGCATTGGTGCTGCAGGGCGGCGGCGCGCTGGGCAGCTATCAGGCCGGGGTGATTGAGGCGCTGGCGGAGGCCGATATCGCTCCCGATTGGGTCGCTGGCATCTCGATCGGTGCGATCAATGCGGCGATCGTCGCGGGCAACCCGCCCGAACGGCGCGTCGAGCGGCTGAATGCGTTCTGGGACCGGGTCACCAGCGGCCTGCCCAGCTTCCCGATCTTCCCCCAGGATCAGGTCCGCGAATTCGTCCATGAATGGTCGGCGGCGATGGTGCTGGGTCAGGGAGTCCCCGGTTTCTTCCATCCCCGCCCGGTGCCACCCTTCTTCGCGACGCCCGGCAGCTGCGCCGCGCTCAGCTATTACGACACCGCCGCATTGCGTGAAACGCTCGACGCACTGGTCGACTGGGATCTGGTCAACGACGGCCCGGTGCGCCTCTCGGTCGGCGCGGTCGAGATCGAAAGCGGCAATTTCCGCTATTTCGACACGGCGGACGATCGCATCGACGCGCGCCACATCATGGCCTCGGGCGCGCTGCCGCCGGGACTGCCCCCGGTCGAGATCGACGGGAAATATTATTGGGACGGCGGCCTCGTCTCCAACACCCCGCTGATCCATGTCCTCGACCATCAGCGCGAAGCGACGCTCGTCTTCCAGGTCGATCTCTTCTCCGCCGCATCGCCGATGCCCCACACCATCACCGACGTGATGGCGCGGGAAAAGGAAATCCGCTTCTCCAGCCGCACCCGCCAGGTCAGCGACGAACGCCTCAAGCTGCGCAAGGAGCGCGAGATGATCCGCAAGGTGCTCGCCAAATTGCCCGACAGCCTTGCCGACGACCCCGATGTCGCCGTCCTGCGCGCCGCCGCGAACGAACAGCCGGTCAGCCTTGTTCACCTGATCTACCGCGCCAATGCCTGGGAGGGCGGGAGTCGCGACTTCGAATTTTCCGCCCGCTCGATGCGCGAGCATTGGCAGGCGGGGCGCGAAGCGGTCGCCGAAACCATGGCCAATGCCCGCCTGATCGCCAGCAATATCGCCGACGGCCGCACCGCCGCCTTCGACCTTACCCGCCGCCAGCATCCCCATCCCTAGTTTCAGGAGTATCCCCATGTTCCTCAAGGGCAAGTCCGCCATCGTCACCGGCTCCACCTCGGGCATCGGCCTCGCCATCGCCAAGGCGTTCGCGGCGGAGGGCGCGAGCGTGACGATCAACGGGTTCGGTGACGCGGACGCGATCGAGCAGGAGCGCGTGGGGCTGGAGCAGCTGAGCGGCGCCAAAGCGCTGTATGATGCTGCCGATATGAGCAAGCCCGACGCCATCTATGCGATGGTCGAGCGCTGCCACACCGAGCTTGGCGGCCCCGACATCATCGTCAACAATGCCGGTATCCAGCATGTCGCGGCGATCGAGGACTTTCCCCCGGAGAAATGGGACGCGATCATCGCGATCAATCTCTCCTCCGCCTGGCACATGATGCGTGCCGCGGTGCCGCATATGAAGGCGGCGAAATGGGGCCGCATCCTCTGCACCGCCTCCGCCCACAGCCTCGTCGCCAGCCCCAACAAATCCGCCTATGTCGCCGCCAAGCATGGCATTGCGGGACTGACCAAGACGATCGCGCTGGAAACCGCGACCGACGGCATCACCGTCAACTGCATCTCGCCGGGCTATGTCTGGACGCCGCTGGTCGAGAACCAGATCCCGGACACGATGAAGTCGCGCGGCCTGACCCGCGAGCAGGTGATGAACGACGTGCTCCTCGCCGCGCAGCCGACCAAGGAGTTCGTCCAGCCCGAACAGGTCGCCGCGCTGGCGCTGTTCCTGTGCCGCGAAGAGGCGAAGGCGATCACCGGCGCCAATTATTCGATGGACGGCGGGTGGACCGCGGCATGAAGCCCGCGTTCCCGCTCATCGCAGTGGCGGTCGCACTGTCGCTGGCAGGATGCTCGCGCGGCGGTCTTGCGGGCGAAGCCGGGCCGGAAACCCGCTGGCGCCAGGTGACCACGGCGCAGGATCGCGACCGGCTGCGTGATTGGCGCAAGGCATGGGTCGAGGCGCTTCCCGCCGCCCGCACCGCCGACAATGGCGTGATCGCGAGCGAGCGTGCGCTGTTCGAGCCGGATCAGGCGATGCCAAACGCGATGCCGCCAGCGGGCGATTATCGCTGCCGGACCTTCAAGCTCGGCGCCAAGCGGCCCGGCCTGCGCACCTTCTATGCCCAGCCCTGGTCGCGCTGCCGCATCGGGCGACAGGGCGACATGCCCGTCTTCGCGAAGCTCGAAGGGACCCAGCGCCCCTATGGCACGCTCTATGCGGAGACCGATGCCCGGGTGATTTTCCTCGGCGCGCTCGAACTGGGCGACGAAACGACCACGCTCGCTTATGGCCAGGATGCGAAGCGG
This genomic interval carries:
- a CDS encoding DUF4893 domain-containing protein, with protein sequence MKPAFPLIAVAVALSLAGCSRGGLAGEAGPETRWRQVTTAQDRDRLRDWRKAWVEALPAARTADNGVIASERALFEPDQAMPNAMPPAGDYRCRTFKLGAKRPGLRTFYAQPWSRCRIGRQGDMPVFAKLEGTQRPYGTLYAETDARVIFLGALELGDETTTLAYGQDAKRDMAGYVERIGVGRWRLVLPWPSFESQLDVIELVPA
- a CDS encoding TonB-dependent receptor domain-containing protein, with translation MRQRASAYHRYLMIGVASACLIAVSAPAQSRPAESRFQIAAQSLDGALRDFGVQSGFTIMADASVTKGKSSAGYTNIADPETALRALLRGTGLNYRRRGNVFVVMRAVPVSQTDAQGSRPVVAQSAPAQEEVVQDIIVTAQRRTESLQDVPIAVTAISGDGLDSRKIESGGELVRAVPNINFTKSNFSSFNFTIRGIGTKAISASSDPAVAVSFNSTPLIRSRLFEQEFFDIERVEVLRGPQGTLYGRNATGGVVNVLPALPSTVLEGSAWIEAGNYGSMRASAMLNVPLTDSFAIRAAGAYTHREGFDYNSFTDRRVNGRDMYSTRISAQWEPSDNFRANFMWQHFKEDDSRSRSGKALCTRDPGPTQIGATAVPESLRAVLSQGCLPGSLYADAAFGAPNGSSFPNIRLGQEGVIYGFDPSFNPIYGLRPGDPYGGVTQSRDLREISTTYDPKFRATNDVFQLNLELGLGGGLRLYSQSLYTRDRYYQSQDYYRFASRPIFSDSADPNLLNIYGMPYASAGPTPGGIYVDPQLGASDRVLAIDLSRSKSRQYSQEFRLQSDWDGPLNFGFGANYLDFKSQDDYFVFNNTFTFIAEYFYNQTGLFEGFIGTRPCQPTSMYDDTDTGDCIFIDSNPLGQLSEQGRNYFLSRNLVETRSKAAFGELYYDVTDRFKLTAGVRYTDDIKVGTPVPSQLLLNFGPGIGQATGGTSSFGYPEDPEIRQRWRRFSGRLVADWRPDLPFSDDTLIYASFAHGYKGGGTNPPRVAIDPEVVQFQPLPETFEPEYVNAIEIGTKNSFDNGRLTLNLTAFYYDYTNYQVSQIVDRISFNENFDARSMGVELEAAWRPTRDFQIDANFGYLNTRIADGESSIDVMDRTQGNPDWTVVRPFVQVPSNCIAPTALVEAALNGLAPEQAPQALAALCGGSSRGGSWSEAVAVPTALRWWRRLGTAQYNPLVDGPNGGRGFAADLSGNELPNAPNYTVNVGAQYTLPLGDWRATLRGDYYRQGASYARVYNTEYDRLRAWDNLNLTLTIARPADDFAIQFYVKNVFNDAPITDVFTNSDDTGLTANIFTLDPRLFAVRLSKRF
- a CDS encoding neutral zinc metallopeptidase, which produces MRLDDLDPSDNVRDLGSGGGGFGGGGGNILFALLPMLLGSRLGCGTIALIGIGAAIFMTMGGGGALLSGGGVTGSGGQQVTQQKACDTPEELQACRVMTSTEQTWTKLFADGGQRYPAPVLNFYEGRVQSGCGQASSAAGPFYCPSDRGIYLDTAFFRELATRFGAAGDFAQNYVIAHEVGHHIQNVTGTMEQVRARQARMSQAEGNELSVRVELQADCYAGVWGAQNRDRLEPGDIEEGLRAAEAIGDDTLQRQAQGTVVPESFTHGTSEQRMRWLKRGLESGDPAACDTFSGAI
- a CDS encoding GreA/GreB family elongation factor, which codes for MSVAFRRESDEEHKEPKFEIPMVPGPNLVTARGKALIDARVVELEAAVVGAEGDAREAIQRDLRYWHTRQTTAQIVPTPPDGTVAIGSRVRFRMAGRERCIDIVGHDEADPAADRIAFQAPLAAAMLGAEPRELVDFNGRTEAIEILSVEPTPE
- a CDS encoding RNA polymerase sigma factor, with amino-acid sequence MIERLDHDASNERASQERDLAAWLAHYGPALRRYFARRVGDAETDDLVQEVFLRLHAARRETPIDNVDRYMFAVARNVLISRHRSNQARGGEYHQRLDVLTEPVDHLSPERVAIGNEEYARAVRAILALPPRARAAFQFHRFENMTYQAIAARMGISRESVKELIHRALVRIAEDMETDA
- a CDS encoding 3-hydroxybutyrate dehydrogenase produces the protein MFLKGKSAIVTGSTSGIGLAIAKAFAAEGASVTINGFGDADAIEQERVGLEQLSGAKALYDAADMSKPDAIYAMVERCHTELGGPDIIVNNAGIQHVAAIEDFPPEKWDAIIAINLSSAWHMMRAAVPHMKAAKWGRILCTASAHSLVASPNKSAYVAAKHGIAGLTKTIALETATDGITVNCISPGYVWTPLVENQIPDTMKSRGLTREQVMNDVLLAAQPTKEFVQPEQVAALALFLCREEAKAITGANYSMDGGWTAA
- a CDS encoding patatin-like phospholipase family protein, which gives rise to MADADPQRSTKQGRERPLPLPGCVALVLQGGGALGSYQAGVIEALAEADIAPDWVAGISIGAINAAIVAGNPPERRVERLNAFWDRVTSGLPSFPIFPQDQVREFVHEWSAAMVLGQGVPGFFHPRPVPPFFATPGSCAALSYYDTAALRETLDALVDWDLVNDGPVRLSVGAVEIESGNFRYFDTADDRIDARHIMASGALPPGLPPVEIDGKYYWDGGLVSNTPLIHVLDHQREATLVFQVDLFSAASPMPHTITDVMAREKEIRFSSRTRQVSDERLKLRKEREMIRKVLAKLPDSLADDPDVAVLRAAANEQPVSLVHLIYRANAWEGGSRDFEFSARSMREHWQAGREAVAETMANARLIASNIADGRTAAFDLTRRQHPHP
- a CDS encoding DUF2171 domain-containing protein, translating into MGYEPYPNRNRDELWGTGGESPSRGYGYGYDPARDRSRSSAREFAAADYDRERGERSGWRDRDEGGYRDEGRYGRSGGARGYAPRGYRDYDDRYTSGSRGYRDHDERGRRHDREPADYSYDDRGFFDRAGDEVRSWFGDEDAERRRAMDARYDERYGNDWASRDQDYYGWRRRQIDDLDRDYHEYRRENQARFEDEFGNWRNERQGQRSALQRVSEHMEVVGSDGEHVGTVDKVRGDRIILTKSDPDAGGHHHSIPSRWIESVDDKVHIRKTADQAKSAWRDEERSGALFGDRDDARGAHSLNRSFSGTY